One stretch of Halobaculum marinum DNA includes these proteins:
- a CDS encoding succinate dehydrogenase hydrophobic membrane anchor subunit, translating to MAERYSSFESGGRRWLWQRITAGFLVVVLAFHFFLLHFVNHADEVTFLASSMRMQDLTYYSLMVLFLITATFHGVNGVYNALENQGLSGTPKQVVKYTLIAASLVLVVQGIRTANAWAGFPTF from the coding sequence ATGGCCGAGCGCTACTCCTCGTTCGAGTCGGGCGGGCGCCGCTGGCTGTGGCAGCGCATCACCGCCGGGTTCCTCGTGGTGGTGCTGGCGTTCCACTTCTTCCTGCTCCACTTCGTGAACCACGCCGACGAGGTGACGTTCCTCGCCTCGAGCATGCGGATGCAGGACCTCACCTACTACTCGCTGATGGTGCTGTTCCTGATCACCGCGACGTTCCACGGCGTCAACGGCGTCTACAACGCCTTGGAGAACCAGGGCCTGTCGGGCACGCCGAAGCAGGTCGTCAAGTACACGCTGATCGCGGCGAGCCTCGTGCTCGTCGTCCAGGGGATCCGCACCGCGAACGCCTGGGCCGGCTTCCCCACCTTCTGA
- the sdhC gene encoding succinate dehydrogenase, cytochrome b556 subunit, protein MSQSYDRGLVEDFGRWREFSAGMWAWVFHKFTGWVLVGYLFTHIAVLSTAISAAGQSQATIAANNDVYTTVIVTLESLLVVRILEVGLLAVAVFHILNGCRLLLVDLGIGLDSQDKSFYASLILTGAIVVASVPTFLAGVF, encoded by the coding sequence ATGAGCCAGTCGTATGACAGGGGCCTCGTCGAGGACTTCGGCCGGTGGCGGGAGTTCTCGGCGGGGATGTGGGCCTGGGTGTTCCACAAGTTCACGGGCTGGGTGCTCGTGGGCTACCTCTTCACCCACATCGCGGTGCTGAGTACCGCCATCTCCGCCGCCGGACAGTCGCAGGCGACCATCGCGGCGAACAACGACGTGTACACGACCGTCATCGTCACGCTGGAGAGCCTGCTCGTCGTCCGCATCCTGGAGGTCGGACTGCTCGCGGTGGCCGTGTTCCACATCCTGAACGGCTGCCGCCTGCTGTTGGTCGACCTCGGGATCGGACTGGACAGCCAAGACAAGAGCTTCTACGCGTCGCTCATCCTGACGGGCGCCATCGTCGTCGCGTCGGTGCCGACGTTCCTCGCGGGGGTGTTCTGA
- a CDS encoding succinylglutamate desuccinylase/aspartoacylase family protein, with amino-acid sequence MSDDGSFTYNGGRVGPGERQNIRFVVSETYLGDPVRIPVTIINGARPGPTAFLSAAAHGDELNGIEVVREVAHEWDLSSLAGTLICLPVLNVPGFLAQQRYLPVYDRDLNRSFPGAADSTSAKRMAARIYTNFIEPCDFGLDFHTSTRGRTNMIHVRADMADADVGRLARAYGTNVIIDSEGSSGMLRTEASVDDTPTITVEMGEAHRFQRALIDEALTGVRSVFAEYGMLPTESVRWPGWRTVITEEREKTWLRADAGGMVDMHFERGSLVHEGDTVCTITNPFKDDNVTIEAPFTGLLVGVLENPVVYPGNPLCHLVELGQRTRRVVEMEQSPNTSVV; translated from the coding sequence ATGAGCGACGACGGGTCATTCACCTACAACGGTGGGCGAGTCGGCCCCGGCGAGCGGCAGAACATTCGGTTCGTGGTGTCGGAGACGTATCTGGGGGACCCCGTGCGCATCCCCGTAACGATCATCAACGGGGCGCGCCCCGGCCCGACGGCGTTCCTCTCGGCGGCCGCCCACGGCGACGAACTCAACGGAATCGAGGTCGTCCGGGAGGTGGCCCACGAGTGGGACCTCTCGTCGCTAGCGGGCACGCTGATCTGTCTCCCCGTATTGAACGTCCCGGGCTTTCTCGCCCAACAACGCTACCTCCCGGTGTACGACCGCGACCTCAACCGGTCGTTCCCGGGGGCTGCCGACTCGACCAGCGCCAAGCGGATGGCCGCCCGCATCTACACGAACTTCATCGAACCGTGCGACTTCGGCCTCGACTTCCACACCTCTACGCGAGGCCGCACCAACATGATCCACGTCCGCGCCGACATGGCCGACGCGGACGTGGGGCGCCTCGCCCGCGCGTACGGGACGAACGTCATCATCGACAGCGAGGGTTCCTCGGGGATGCTCCGCACCGAGGCGTCCGTCGACGACACCCCCACCATCACCGTCGAGATGGGCGAGGCCCACCGCTTCCAGCGGGCGCTCATCGACGAAGCGCTCACCGGCGTCCGCTCGGTGTTCGCCGAGTACGGGATGCTCCCGACGGAGTCGGTGCGGTGGCCGGGGTGGCGGACCGTGATCACCGAGGAGCGCGAGAAGACGTGGCTGCGCGCCGACGCCGGCGGCATGGTCGACATGCACTTCGAGCGCGGGTCGCTCGTCCACGAGGGCGACACCGTCTGCACCATCACGAACCCGTTCAAAGACGACAACGTCACCATCGAGGCGCCGTTCACCGGCCTCCTCGTCGGTGTGCTGGAGAACCCGGTCGTCTACCCGGGGAACCCGCTGTGTCACCTCGTGGAGTTGGGCCAGCGGACCCGGCGCGTCGTGGAGATGGAGCAGAGTCCGAACACCAGCGTGGTGTGA